In Solenopsis invicta isolate M01_SB chromosome 1, UNIL_Sinv_3.0, whole genome shotgun sequence, one genomic interval encodes:
- the LOC120358839 gene encoding protein ALP1-like, whose protein sequence is MEAEELCALSCLSYILYRRRRHRLLKKHKRRWWCRPINTLRFYQGDFDHLFQELKQDSDMFFKYTRMNEDTFNLLLSKIGSYLKKSNWRALSPEQRLIITLRFLATGDQMTSLAYRIGLSTAHSIVKETCEIISNVLSTEYLNPPTLDEWKNISTGFWQPWNFPNTIGAMDGKHIQIQAPPKSGSLYFNYKKTFSLVLMAICDHEYKFTVVDVGAFGSDCDAGVLSKSVFGKALYNRTLNISHETRKLPGCDIELPYFVVDDEAFQLHKNVMRPYSGRYLSDNKSIFNYRLSRARRTIENAFGILVSRWRILRRPICAHPSTVDRYVLACVNLHNFLMTENAKKSSCEQTYCPTNFVDHDNDMGTVIPGRWRDENEGIERLRPCSAHRATREAYEQRDILTEYLLSSVGEVTWQYERIHVRSTYHTLYE, encoded by the exons atggaAGCTGAAGAGTTATGTGCTTTGTCATGTTTgagttatatattatacagaCGTCGTCGACATcgtctattaaaaaaacataagagAAGATGGTGGTGTCGTCCAATTAATACATTAAGATTTTATCAAGGAGATTTTGACCACCTCTTTCAAGAATTGAAACAAGATTCagatatgttttttaaatatacacgaATGAATGaagatacttttaatttattattaagcaaGATAggatcatatttaaaaaaatctaattggcGAGCCTTGTCTCCAGAGCAGCGTTTGATTATTACACTCag gTTTCTTGCAACAGGTGACCAAATGACATCATTAGCATATCGCATTGGATTATCAACTGCTCATTCCATAGTTAAGGAAACATGCGAAATAATTTCAAACGTACTTAGTACTGAATATCTTAATCCACCAACATTGGATGAGTGGAAAAATATAAGCACGGGCTTTTGGCAACCGTGGAATTTTCCAAACACAATTGGTGCAATGGATGGAAAGCACATCCAGATACAAGCACCACCAAAATCTGGGagcttatattttaattataagaagaCTTTTAGCTTAGTACTCATGGCTATATGTGATCATGAGTATAAGTTCACTGTAGTTGACGTAGGTGCTTTTGGCAGTGATTGTGATGCTGGTGTTCTATCCAAATCAGTATTTGGAAAAGCATTATATAATCGCACACTTAATATATCGCATGAAACAAGGAAATTACCTGGATGTGATATAGAATTGCCCTATTTTGTCGTTGATGATGAGGCTTTTCAGTTGCATAAAAATGTTATGCGTCCCTATTCTGGTCGATACTTGAGCGAtaacaaaagtatatttaattatcgtttATCACGTGCAAGACGTACAATCGAAAATGCTTTTGGTATTCTAGTATCAAGATGGCGAATACTTCGTCGCCCAATTTGTGCTCATCCATCAACTGTTGATCGATATGTTTTAGCATGCgtaaatttacacaattttttaatgactgAAAACGCCAAAAAATCATCATGCGAACAAACATACTGCCCAACAAACTTTGTCGATCATGATAATGATATGGGAACAGTAATACCGGGAAGATGGAGAGATGAAAACGAAGGAATAGAACGTCTAAGGCCTTGCAGTGCACATAGGGCAACTCGCGAAGCATACGAGCAAAGAGACATTTTAACTGAATATTTGCTATCATCCGTAGGTGAAGTTACATGGCAATATGAACGGATACATGTGAGATCTACGTATCATACtttatacgaataa